AAGGCACAACATTCACGATATACCTTCCCTTGCTCGCCACGGCTGCCGTCGAAAAACCGGCCACTGCTCCCGCCGAGCTCGCGCGGGGAACGGAAACCGTGCTTTTAGCCGAGGATGACAAAACCGTACGCGACCTCGCCGGACAGGTATTGGAAAACTCCGGCTATCGGGTCATTGCAGCCGCTGACGGTGAGGAGGCTGTGGGGAAGTTCCTCGATAACAGGAAAGGGATAGATCTCCTCGTATTCGATATCATCATGCCGAAGAAGAACGGAAAGGAAGCGTATCTGGAGATAAAAAAGATCCGCCCGGATATCAAGGCCCTGTTCATGAGCGGATATACTGCGGACATGGTGTTCAAAAAAGAGACCCCCGAGACGGATTTTGATGTTGTCTTGAAACCCATCAGCCCTTCGGATCTTCTGAAGAAGGTTCGGGAGATACTTGATAGATAATAGTTCGGAGTGATTAAATACAGTTCGGAGCAATGAGTTCGGAGTTGGGAGTTGGGAGTTGGGAGTTGGGAGTTGGGAGTTGGGAGTTGGGAGTTGGGAATGCACAATGAACTCATGAAATCTCTTTAAAGGCAATTCTCACCTAACTAATGCAAGCGCATAAAATATTGTTACATGTAGGGCAAGGCTTTAGCCTTGCTTTAAGCAACCCTGAAGGGTTGCCCTACAAATGATATAACAACAATTATTGCGTTTGCTATAATTACTCCGAACGCAGCCTGCCCTCGAACGTTTCTATCGGGGGAACTGATCACTCCGAACTCTTCCTGCTTCTCAGGAAGGCGCCGAACTTCATATCCACCTTCATGATATGGTCGACGATCCAGTCCACCACCACCTGGTTCGTGGTTGCGGACAGATCATAGGAGACGCCCTGCACCCGGGGAAGCGACGCCTGTTCCTTCAGATCGGCAAGCACCGCAAGATATTTTTTGTGGTCCTCCCGCTGCTCCTCCAACCCGCCATAGTTCGTATCGCGCATGTGTTTTTCCTCCTCGGAGAAGTGGACCCGCGCGTAATCATCCAGGAACTTGATCGTCCCGTCGATCTCGGACTTGCAGCGTTGCTGTTTTATGGCGATGACCAGGTTATTGATCCGTTTGAACAGTTCCTTGTGCTGGCTGTCGATGGTGCTGATGCCGGTCGCCAGTTTCTCCGTCCATTTCATGATAATTCTCCTGATGTCGCGTGGTGGATACTGGATAGTAACAAGCACGGGGAAGGATGTCAAGGGAAGGAGAATATATTGTGTCTGCTGTGGTTCATCCCCGCACGTGCGGGGAACATACGTCCAGATCGCCGAGACCTGTTCCGGTTTCCGGTTCATCCCCGCACGTGCGGGGAACATTTATATCCAGATGCAATTCGTGTCCATATCCACGGTTCATCCCCGCACGTGCGGGGAACATATTACCTGGACTGAGCGGGCAAATCCGAAAAACGGTTCATCCCCGCACGTGCGGGGAACATTTACACCTACCTCAGTTTAAAACCACATTCAACGGTTCATCCCCGCACGTGCGGGGAACATTTCATAGCGATTTGCACCATGATCGGCATTGCCGGTTCATCCCCGCACGTGCGGGGAACATCGGTGATCGACGAGGCCGCGTTCCACGACGATCGGTTCATCCCCGCACGTGCGGGGAACATGCCAAATTACAACGCCCAGCCACACCGTCCGGCGGTTCATCCCCGCACGTGCGGGGAACATGCCGGATCTCCCAGCACGATCGATTTGATCGCCGGTTCATCCCCGCACGTGCGGGGAACATCATTGCGCGCGTCTCCTTACATTAGTTTTTGACGGTTCATCCCCGCACGTGCGGGGAACATGCATCTACCTTGTCACCAAAGCATTCCTTCCTCGGTTCATCCCCGCACGTGCGGGGAACATGACTTTTGTGCGTCTGAATGACAGCACATCCTCGGTTCATCCCCGCACGTGCGGGGAACATGCAGAAAAAACATCGCGTCCGCAGTCGCCAGACGGTTCATCCCCGCACGTGCGGGGAACATTGTTCATGTTTTCCCCCTGTAGGCTTTACTTCCGGTTCATCCCCGCACGTGCGGGGAACATATGTAGACCATCTCGTCAATGTCCATCTCGTGCG
This genomic stretch from Nitrospirota bacterium harbors:
- a CDS encoding bacteriohemerythrin, which produces MKWTEKLATGISTIDSQHKELFKRINNLVIAIKQQRCKSEIDGTIKFLDDYARVHFSEEEKHMRDTNYGGLEEQREDHKKYLAVLADLKEQASLPRVQGVSYDLSATTNQVVVDWIVDHIMKVDMKFGAFLRSRKSSE